The Cinclus cinclus chromosome 3, bCinCin1.1, whole genome shotgun sequence genome has a window encoding:
- the TMEM200A gene encoding transmembrane protein 200A, with the protein MNMAQYRTMIATGGVITGLAALKRQDSARSQQHVNLAGVPVPEEKKPVRRRPRTDVVIVRGKIRLYSPSGFFLVLGVLIAFFGIAMAILGYWPQKEHLVGSEDNPSVNETWTPRSQGSILLRFFEQHVHSDKMKMLGPFTMGIGIFIFICANAILHENRDKETKIIHMRDIYSTVIDIHTLRIREQKQLSGAFTGLLGEGELRHSGSSCASRLAANTVAPFSGFKCNLRMDSSAGEDEITLNEDRTTSSLLPPLLAEQSGSVFGLYPHSSKASDDKNTNSIKCETKSIVSSSISAFTLPVIKLNNCVIDEPSIDNITEESEITRSQSRNLSMDSLAIPLTDTNESFKPAASMLPRHNSFVDTPSDPFKSPMTLGPSTGKLLSPGAARKQFGSNTSLHLLSSHSKSLDLDRGPSTLTVQAEQRKHPSWPRLDRSNSKGYMKLENKEDPMDRLLVPQAAVKKDFTNKEKLLMISRSHNNLSFEHDEFLSNNLKRGTSETRF; encoded by the exons ATGAACAT ggcACAATATAGGACTATGATAGCAACCGGAGGAGTCATAACAGGACTGGCTGCCTTAAAAAGGCAAGACTCTGCCAGATCTCAGCAACATGTAAATCTTGCTGGAGTACCAGTTCCTGAGGAGAAGAAACCAGTTAGACGGAGACCCAGGACAGATGTAGTAATTGTCAGGGGCAAAATCCGTCTCTATTCTCCATCAGGATTCTTTCTTGTTTTGGGAGTGCTTATCGCATTCTTTGGAATTGCAATGGCCATCCTTGGATACTGGCCCCAGAAGGAACATCTGGTAGGATCTGAAGATAATCCATCTGTAAATGAAACCTGGACCCCAAGAAGCCAAGGAAGCATTTTACTTCGCTTCTTTGAGCAGCATGTGCACTCAGATAAGATGAAAATGCTAGGCCCTTTCACTATGGGCATTggaatctttatttttatttgtgcaaATGCCATTCTGCATGAAAACCGtgacaaggaaacaaaaataatacacaTGAGAGACATATACTCCACTGTAATAGACATCCACACCCTGAGGATCAGGGAACAAAAGCAGCTGAGTGGTGCCTTCACTGGCTTGTTGGGGGAAGGGGAACTCAGGCACAGTGGGAGCTCCTGTGCATCACGGCTGGCTGCAAACACGGTTGCACCTTTCTCTGGCTTCAAGTGTAATCTTAGAATGGATAGTTCTGCTGGAGAAGATGAGATTACCCTAAATGAAGATAGAACCACAAGTAGCCTCCTGCCACCTCTGCTGGCTGAGCAGTCTGGTTCAGTCTTTGGACTTTACCCTCACTCTAGCAAGGCTTCAGATGACAAAAACACTAACTCTATAAAGTGTGAAACAAAATCCATTGTATCTTCTTCCATTAGTGCTTTCACACTGCCAGTAATTAAACTGAATAACTGTGTTATCGATGAACCCAGTATAGACAACATAACTGAGGAATCAGAGATCACCAGAAGTCAGTCTAGAAATCTGTCAATGGATTCTCTGGCCATTCCACTAACTGATACCAATGAATCCTTCAAACCGGCCGCTTCCATGCTGCCACGACACAATTCATTTGTGGACACTCCGTCTGATCCATTCAAATCTCCTATGACTCTCGGACCAAGCACAGGAAAGCTTTTATCTCCTGGTGCTGCCAGGAAGCAGTTTGGTTCCAACACATCTTTGCATCTTCTGTCTTCACATTCTAAGTCCCTGGACTTGGACCGGGGTCCATCTACGCTCACTGTCCAAGCTGAACAAAGGAAACACCCCAGCTGGCCCAGACTGGATCGGAGCAACAGTAAAGGCTATATGAAACTAGAAAACAAGGAGGACCCAATGGATAGGTTACTTGTGCCACAAGCAGCAGTCAAGAAAGACTTTACTAATAAGGAAAAGCTTCTTATGATATCCAGATCTCATAATAATTTGAGTTTTGAACATGATG